The Streptomyces sp. NBC_00576 genome contains the following window.
CCAACAAGGACATGACCCCGGTCGTCATTCATCCCCCATGAGCCGACGGATCTCGGTGATGAGGGCGACCAGCGCCCGGCGCTCCGCAGCGGTGGTTTCCGGGTGCCACAGGTCGATGAGCAGGCAGGTGCGGGGGCGGGTGCCCTCGTTGCGCGCTTCGTGCTCGAAGGAGTAGTCGAAGAGCAGGCACTTGCCCTCTTCCCAGGAGCGCGTTTCTCCTGCGACCGTGATACTGCAGCCATCCGGGATGTCCACGGCGAGATGCAGGTTGATGCTGAAGTTCCACAGATCGCAGTGGGGTTCTATGCGGGCGCCCGGCAGCAGGGTGGAGAAGTGACATTCGAGGAGAGGACAGATCTTCTCCGTGTCGACGGCGACTTCTTTCAGAATCCGATGAGCGGTGGGAACCGTGGTCGCCGACTCCTCGACGAGCCCCCCCTTTCGGAACAGGTAGAGGGCCTGCCAGTTCTCCTGTCGGGTCAGATAGTGCTGGTAGTCGGAGAACGCCTCCCGGCGCGCCGACCATGCGATGTTCAGCTCTTCCTTGATCGCCTGATGGCCGGCCTCCAGTCCACGGACGACGGGAGCCAGTTCGGGGTAGGCGTAGGGGTCGTGCCAGGGAGTGGGAGAGAGCCCCGGCATGATCCACTTGGCGGCTTTCTGCAGCGGCTGCCGTTCACCCCGGCCCGGCTCCAGCATCCGCTCGACCCGAGTGATCGATTCCGCACCGAACTCGGCTCTGACCGCGGCGAAGGCGTCCTCCACCTCTGGTGTCACAGGAGGCTGCCGATCGCCGCCGCGCAGGGCCGCCACGGTTGTCTGCGTTTCACCTGTGCCGAACCGCCTTCGCCCGAAGTCCCGCGCCCGGGCCCGTCGACCACGCACGGCGGTCGGCGGACGGTGAGTCGCGCTGTCGGACTAGTAGTCGGTCGCCGACGGGTTCGAGTTCCCGCGCTTCCGGCTCAATTTCCCTCGTTGCGGCGGCACTTGGGGAAACGTGGTTCCGGAGGGGGCCTTCCCCGCCGGCACGGGCCGGAACCGGCCGACTCGGCGGAAGCCGGGAACCTGGCAGGACCGCGCTCCGACCACTGACACATGGAGCTGCGAAGCCTGATCCGAGTGCCGCGCGGGATGCGGAACACGCCGTTGGCCGGCGCCCTGTGGGCCGTCGTACCGCCGTTGGGCGCCTCCTTCGGCGCGCTGGCCCTGCTGGTGGGCTACACCGCGACCGGCGCGGCGGGCGATCCGCCGCCCAGGATCGAGGTCGTCGACGCGCGCATCATCGCGGCGCCCGCGGGTTCCCGCTCCACCGCCGCGTACTTCGAGATCCACAACACAGGTTCGTCGAAGGACACGCTGCTGTACGCGGACTCACCGGAACTGGGGATCAGTGTGCTCCGCCGTACGGTCCGCCGGACCGGGACCGGGCGCACGGATCCCGTCTGGGCCGTGGGTGTTCCGGCGGGCGGGACGGTGCGTATGGCGCCGGGCGGACTCGGAGTGGTGATCCTGGATCCCCCGGTCCTGGAGGCCGGCCGGACCGTGCCGTACACCCTGTGGTTCCGGCAGAGCGGGCGGGTCGTCGTCCGGGCGACCGTGACCGAGGGCGCGAGGTGAGTCAGCGGGCGGGGAGGGGGTGCCGGCGTCCCGCGTCCGCCGGGGCGCCGGCACCCCGGTCGTCACGCGGCCACGGCGGCCGGGACGCGCGGTTCCTCCGCGTCGGCCAGGAGTTCGACGAGGGTCGCCCGGGCTCTGGCGACCCGTGAACGGATCGTCCCTACGGGGCAGCCGCTGAACTCGGCGGCCTCCTCGTAGGGCAGCCCGGCCAGTTGGGTGAGGACGAAAGCCTGGCGGCGCTCGGCGGGCAGCTCGTCCAGCAGGTCGAGCAGGGCCACGCCGTCGTCGAAGCCGGGCAGCCCGCTGGGCTGGGCCCGCTCGGCCCATGTCGTCCAGTCGTCCACGTCGGTCACCCGCGGCCGGGCGGCGGCGTACCGCAGGCTGTCGACGACCGTGCGGCGCGCGATGGACATCAGCCACGTACGCGCCGACGAGCGCCCCTCGAACCGGTGGAGGCTGCCGAGCGCCCGGAGGAACGTGTCCTGCGTCAGGTCGTCGGCCATCTGACGGTCGGAGGAGAGGTAGGTGACATAGCGGACGACTTCGGGATGCAGGGCCCGTACGAAGCGGTCGACAGCGTCGGGATCGCCGGTACGGGCGGCGAGGGCCCAGACGGTGGCCGGGTCTTGGGGCGCCGATATGGCCTCGGCCTGATCCGGCGCCGTGCGGCCCGCTTCGCGCCTTCTGCGCGAAGCGGGGAGGACAGGAATGATCACCTGATGTCCTTCTCGGGTGGTCCGGGACCGGGCACTGCGGCGCGCGCGACGGCGCCCTGACGCGCTGGGCGCGCGGGCTGCCACCGCGGAGAGGCCCCGGACGGGAGGAGTGGGATCGAGCCGTACGCGCAGGACGTGTAGGGCCCGGACCCGAAGCCAGGACGCCGGCGACGCGGCGCTCGTGAACGGCCTCAGGGAAACCGGCTGTCTCAGACGACAGCGATCCCGGCCGGAGGCCCCCGGGAGACGATCGAGTGCGCGAACGTCAGCCGTCGCACCCGCTCCGCGCGTTCACCAGTCTGCCGCGGGCGCGGCCGGTGCGGCGGGGTGGGCAGAACGACGAGCGGCAGCCGCAGCGGAGCGGCCAGCCACCCGGCGACGGCGCGCAGGACTCGGAACGCGGCCCGTTCGCCGTACGCCAGCCACAGACCGCTCAGCAGAGCGGCCAGCGTGTGGGCGGCGAGCATGCCGAGCGACGAGGTGCCGCCCGTATCGTGCGCCAGATGGCCGAGGTGGTCGGCGTGCGCGGAGTGGCCCATGCCCATGGCGCTCATGCCCATGGCGCTCATGTCCATGGAGCCCGAAGCATCCATGGAACCCATGGAACCCATGTCCATCGCGTCCATGGCCATGCTGCTCATGCGGTGCGCAGCGGAGTCCGAGCCGGACCAGGCCGCCCCCAATGCCGCCGACTGGACGAGCGAGAAGGCCGAGTGGAGCGCGCCCTGCGCGAGGACCACGGCCGACACCACCAGCGGGAGCCCGCGTTCACGGGCCGCCAGAGACCAGCCGAGCCCGCTCGTGGCGGCGAACCCGGCGGCCATCGTCCACCAGGGCACGGTGGAGCCGGACATCAGCACGTGGCCGAGGGCGGCGAGCAGCACACAGACGGCCGCGAACACGCCGGCCCGTACCGTGCGCACACCCCGCCCAGCAGTCATGACGGCCTCATCCTCGCATCGATGCCCGGCTCGTCACGGGTGCGTACGCACGGCACCCAGGCCCAGAACTCAGCCCCGGGACAGGGACGCAGGACATGCCACCGCACCGGAGCCGGGCGGATGGCCCAGCCGACCACCAACCACCCGGGTCCAACCGGGTCACGTACCACCGTCGCTCCCCGGCTGGATCACCGCCGCGAGCGTCTTCACCGCCCCGCCGCGCTCGAAGTGCAGGGTGAACGCGACGAGGTCCCCGGGCTGCCAGCCCGCCTTCACCGGCACGATCACGTCGAGACTCTTCGGGGACATGGCGATGCTGTCGCCGGCCAGTACGGCGACGGAGGCCACCGTCTGCGCGGAGGCCGAGCCGGCGCCGGTCATGCGATGCCGGCTGAGAGTGAGCGAGCCCACGCCGACCTCGGTCGACGTCACCTTCAGCAACCGGTCCGCCGAACCCCCGCTGTTGGTGATCCGGAAGAAGGCGGCCGTCTCCTGGACATCGCCGACGGGCAGGAACATTTTGCCCACCGTGACCGTGACGCGGGCCGGGGTGCCCGCGCTGCCGTACGCGGTCCACGCGCTGAGCCCGCCGAGGGCGAGCCCGCAGGCGGCGACGGGCGCGAACGCGGCGAGGAGGGTGTCGGTGAGCCGGCGGCGGTCCGGCCACCACGGCCGTTGTCCGGTCATCGTGCGCGCCCCCGAACAGAAGAGGCCGGGGGCTGCCAGGCGCGCAACCGCAGGCTGTTGGCGACGACCAGCACCGAACTGGCGGACATGGCCGCCGCGGCGAGCATCGGGTTGAGCAGCCCGACCATGGCCAGCGGAACGGTGACGACGTTGTAGCCGAACGCCCAGACGAGGTTGACGCGGATCGTGCCCAGCGTGCGCCGGGCGAGGAGGACCGCGTCCGCGAGCGCCTCGATGTCGCCGCGTACGAGTGTCACGTCGGCGGCACCGATGGCCACGTCCGTCCCGGTGCCCATGGCGATCCCGAGGTCGGCACCGGCCAGCGCGGCGGCGTCGTTCACGCCGTCGCCGACGACCGCGACCCGGTAGCCCTGCTCCTGCAACTCCCGGACTAGCTCGGCCTTGTCCTCGGGCGTACGGCGGGCGTGCACCTCGTCGATGCCGAGCGCCTCGGCGACGGCCCGGGCGGGCGCCTCGCGGTCGCCGGTGGCGAGTACCGGACGCACACCGAGCCGCCGCAGCCGGTCGACGGCCCGGTAGCTTCCGGGCCGTACGACGTCACCGATCTCGATCAGCGCCTCGGCCACCCCGTCCACGCGCACGAGCACGGGCGTGCGGGCGACGGCTTCTGACTCCGCGAGTGCCTTCTGCAGTACGTCGGTCAACTCGCCGTCCGGCGCGAGGAGTTCGACGAGCCGCTCCTCCACCTGCCCGCGCACCCCCCGTCCGGGCAGGGCACTGAACTCGCTCACGTCCGGCAGCCGCTCCCCGCCCGACTCCCGCCGGGCGTACGCGCACACAGCCCGGCCGAGCGGATGCTCCGACCCCTGTTCCACGGCCGCCGCCAGCCGCAGTACCGCGTCACGCCCGAGCCCGTCCGGTACGGCGGTGACCCGGGCGACGCTCATATGCCCCGAGGTGAGCGTGCCGGTCTTGTCGAGAACGACGGCGTGGAGATGCTGAAGCCCCTCCAACGCCTGCGGCCCGGTGACGAGAACACCCAGTTGGGCACCTCGTCCCGTCGCGGCCATCAGCGCGGTCGGCGTCGCGAGGCCCAGCGCACACGGGCAGGCCACCACCAGAACGGCCACGCACGCGGTGATCGCCGCCTGCGGATCGGCACCGGCGCCCAGCCAGAACCCGAGCGCCGTGACGGCCAACGCCATGACGACGGGCACGAAGACACCGGCCACCGAGTCGGCGAGCCGCTGGGCCCGCGCCTTCCCTGCCTGGGCCTCGGTCACCAGCCGGGTGATCCGGGCGAGCTGGGTGTCGGCCCCGACAGCCATGGCCCGCACGAGCAGCAGCCCGCCCGCGTTGACGGCCCCGCCGACCACGTCCGAGCCGGGGCCGACCTCGACGGGCTCGCTCTCACCGGTGACGAGGGACAGGTCCACGGCGGAACTGCCCTCCACCACCTGCCCGTCGGTGGCGACCCGCTCCCCCGGCCGCACGACGAAGACCTGGCCGACCCCCAACTCCTCGATGGGCAGGAGCCGTTCGGAGCCGTCGCGGTCGCGGACGGACACCTCCTTGGCGGCGATCCGGGCCAGCGAGCGCAGCGCCGCCCCGGTCCCGTGCCGGGCCCGCGCTTCCAGGAAACGCCCCGCGAGCACGAACAGCGGTACGGCGACGGCCGCTTCGAGATAGATGTGCGCGACGCCCTCCGAGGCGGTGGGCACGAGAGTGAACGGCATCCGCATGCCAGGATCACCGGCGCCCCCGAGGAACAGCGCGTACGCCGACCAGGAGAAGGACGCCACGACGCCCAGCGACACCAGGGTGTCCATGGTCGCGGCGGAGTGCCTGAGCCCTCGTACCGCCCGCTCGTGGAAGGGCCAGGCGCCCCACACTGCGACGGGCGCTGCCAGCACGAAGCACAGCCACTGCCAGTTGCGGAACTGCAGCGCCGGGGCCATCGACAGAACGAGCACGGGCGACGCGAGCAGTGCGGTGACGACGAGCCGGTGCCGCTCCCGCTGCCGTTCCGCGTCCTCGGATTCACCGCCGTCCGCGGCCTGCTGCTCCTTGCTGCTCCTGGGCGGTTCGGGGAGGGCGGCCGTGTAGCCGGCCTTCGTCACGGTCGCGACGAGCTCCTCGGGGCTGACGTCCGCCGGATGACTCACCCGGGCGCGCCCGGTGGCGAGATTCACGGTCGCCGTGACCCCGTCCAACTTGCCGAGCTTCTTCTCGACACGGGTCACGCAGGCCGCGCACGTCATGCCGCCGACCGTCAGATCAGTGGTGACCAGGGTGGTCACCGGTTCCGCGCTCATCAGCGGCCCCCCTCGGGCATGCCGTCCATGCCTCCCATGTCTCCCGTGCCTCCGACGTCTCCGGCTCCGCCGCCGTCTCCGCTCGTGCCGGTTCCGGTGCCGTGCATGCCGGGCGCGACGGGTCCCGAGGCGGTACCGACGGCGTAGGACACCGTGAAGATCAGGGCCAGCAGCAGGAGGAAGCCGCAGAGGGCGGGCGGGGGCGCCGCCGTCCTCAGGGCCGCGCTCGCGCCGGGTAAGGAGGATTGCCGGGACTCGTCCATCAACCGCGTCTCCAGGTCACGTCGTACGACGTCGGTGGGTCGCGCCGTACCGCTTCAGTAGTCGGGCGGCCCGCCGGCGAAGTTCCGGCACGTGCTTGTGCCACGCGTCACACTGAGGGCGACGGCCCGTCGTTCACCGTCGGCAGTAACTGTTTGTGACCGGGGTACAGCAGAGGGCGTCGATGGCGTCGAGGGCGCGGGATCTCCTGGTGCAGGATTCGGTCGATGCCACACTCCGACGGATCACCGGATCGGCTGGAGGGCGGCCCCCCCGGCACAACGTCCGAACCAGAGGAACCTGAACAGGATCAGCCCCATGGGACGCCGAACCTGGCCTACGGACCAAGTCCCCCGTCCCGCCCCTTCCACACACCCGGGTTCCTGGTCAGACAGCGCGGCGGCGCCCCGGCCCTGGGAGGCGACGGGCATTCTCGCCGGTGCGCAGGTCGAGGACAGCGCACCGCTCGCTGCTGTGCGGTCACGCGCCCGCTGCTTCACCGTTTCCCGGCCGGACCGGGCAGCCGCCGGCAGGTGTCGCGGGGCCGAGGCCGGAGACGGCGGCAGGCGTGGTCCGCGGGCCGCTGGTGTGGGCGTCCGAAGTCGGGGTGAAGGCGACGTCCAGGCGGGTGAGGCCACGGAAGTTGAGGCTGCGCTGCCACCGCGGCGGCTCGGTGCTGTCGAGCCGCAGGTCGGGGAGGCGCGTGAGGAGTGCCTCCAGGACGATCGCGCCCTCCAGCCGGGCCAGCGCCGCGCCGAGGCAGAAGTGCGGACCGTGTCCGAACGCCATGTGCCGTCCGCCGGATCCGGACCGCTCGAAGTCCAGCGCATGGGGATCGGGGAAGACGGCCGGATCCCGGTTGGCGGCGCCTGCCACCAGGAGCACCGTCTGCCCCTCGGCGATCTTGCGGCCCGCCAGGTCCAGATCGTGCCGCGCCCGGCGCAACATCAGCTGTACCGGGGCGTCGTAGCGCAGGAGTTCCTCGACCGCCGCGGGCATCAGCTCGGGGCGGCGGCGCAGTTGGTCGGCCGCGTCCGGGTGGCGGAGCAGGGCGAGGGTGGCGTTGCCGATGAAGTGGGTGGTCGTCTCGTGGCCGGCGATCAGCAACAGGGCGCAGTTGGCGAGGAGTTCGTCGAGGTCCTGGTCGCTGTTCCCGGCCTGGTCGGTCACCGTGGCGCGCAGGGTGTCGGGGGCCGGCGGGGTGTCCTGGCGGGTGAGGAGGTCACGGAGGTACGCGAGCATGTCCGCCATGCTCTGCGAGGCCTCGCGGTTGCGGTCCGCGTCGAGCCGGGAGTTGCCGATGGCCTCGGCGACCGGCTCTGACCAGGCGGCGACGACGGCTCGGTCCGCCTCCGGTACGTCGAGGAGGTCGCAGATGATGGTGAGCGGGAGGGGGCGGGCGAGGTCCGCGACGACGTCCATCCGGCCGGTCGGCGCCGCCCG
Protein-coding sequences here:
- a CDS encoding copper chaperone PCu(A)C; amino-acid sequence: MELRSLIRVPRGMRNTPLAGALWAVVPPLGASFGALALLVGYTATGAAGDPPPRIEVVDARIIAAPAGSRSTAAYFEIHNTGSSKDTLLYADSPELGISVLRRTVRRTGTGRTDPVWAVGVPAGGTVRMAPGGLGVVILDPPVLEAGRTVPYTLWFRQSGRVVVRATVTEGAR
- a CDS encoding aspartyl/asparaginyl beta-hydroxylase domain-containing protein, coding for MTPEVEDAFAAVRAEFGAESITRVERMLEPGRGERQPLQKAAKWIMPGLSPTPWHDPYAYPELAPVVRGLEAGHQAIKEELNIAWSARREAFSDYQHYLTRQENWQALYLFRKGGLVEESATTVPTAHRILKEVAVDTEKICPLLECHFSTLLPGARIEPHCDLWNFSINLHLAVDIPDGCSITVAGETRSWEEGKCLLFDYSFEHEARNEGTRPRTCLLIDLWHPETTAAERRALVALITEIRRLMGDE
- a CDS encoding copper chaperone PCu(A)C is translated as MTGQRPWWPDRRRLTDTLLAAFAPVAACGLALGGLSAWTAYGSAGTPARVTVTVGKMFLPVGDVQETAAFFRITNSGGSADRLLKVTSTEVGVGSLTLSRHRMTGAGSASAQTVASVAVLAGDSIAMSPKSLDVIVPVKAGWQPGDLVAFTLHFERGGAVKTLAAVIQPGSDGGT
- a CDS encoding cytochrome P450, whose product is MRTPSSLLSAFRPQVQERLYDFYEELRSADDLFWDRRTGAWIATGHAVVSSAAGHPGLSSVRYPDIEAVPEELRPLARVLSRQMLYNDVPDHPRLRALISKAFAPRAVAKLRAGIVEAVDGIITRAAPTGRMDVVADLARPLPLTIICDLLDVPEADRAVVAAWSEPVAEAIGNSRLDADRNREASQSMADMLAYLRDLLTRQDTPPAPDTLRATVTDQAGNSDQDLDELLANCALLLIAGHETTTHFIGNATLALLRHPDAADQLRRRPELMPAAVEELLRYDAPVQLMLRRARHDLDLAGRKIAEGQTVLLVAGAANRDPAVFPDPHALDFERSGSGGRHMAFGHGPHFCLGAALARLEGAIVLEALLTRLPDLRLDSTEPPRWQRSLNFRGLTRLDVAFTPTSDAHTSGPRTTPAAVSGLGPATPAGGCPVRPGNGEAAGA
- a CDS encoding sigma-70 family RNA polymerase sigma factor, with the translated sequence MSAPQDPATVWALAARTGDPDAVDRFVRALHPEVVRYVTYLSSDRQMADDLTQDTFLRALGSLHRFEGRSSARTWLMSIARRTVVDSLRYAAARPRVTDVDDWTTWAERAQPSGLPGFDDGVALLDLLDELPAERRQAFVLTQLAGLPYEEAAEFSGCPVGTIRSRVARARATLVELLADAEEPRVPAAVAA
- a CDS encoding heavy metal translocating P-type ATPase, with the translated sequence MSAEPVTTLVTTDLTVGGMTCAACVTRVEKKLGKLDGVTATVNLATGRARVSHPADVSPEELVATVTKAGYTAALPEPPRSSKEQQAADGGESEDAERQRERHRLVVTALLASPVLVLSMAPALQFRNWQWLCFVLAAPVAVWGAWPFHERAVRGLRHSAATMDTLVSLGVVASFSWSAYALFLGGAGDPGMRMPFTLVPTASEGVAHIYLEAAVAVPLFVLAGRFLEARARHGTGAALRSLARIAAKEVSVRDRDGSERLLPIEELGVGQVFVVRPGERVATDGQVVEGSSAVDLSLVTGESEPVEVGPGSDVVGGAVNAGGLLLVRAMAVGADTQLARITRLVTEAQAGKARAQRLADSVAGVFVPVVMALAVTALGFWLGAGADPQAAITACVAVLVVACPCALGLATPTALMAATGRGAQLGVLVTGPQALEGLQHLHAVVLDKTGTLTSGHMSVARVTAVPDGLGRDAVLRLAAAVEQGSEHPLGRAVCAYARRESGGERLPDVSEFSALPGRGVRGQVEERLVELLAPDGELTDVLQKALAESEAVARTPVLVRVDGVAEALIEIGDVVRPGSYRAVDRLRRLGVRPVLATGDREAPARAVAEALGIDEVHARRTPEDKAELVRELQEQGYRVAVVGDGVNDAAALAGADLGIAMGTGTDVAIGAADVTLVRGDIEALADAVLLARRTLGTIRVNLVWAFGYNVVTVPLAMVGLLNPMLAAAAMSASSVLVVANSLRLRAWQPPASSVRGRAR